A single genomic interval of Agromyces cerinus harbors:
- a CDS encoding helix-turn-helix domain-containing protein: MQTGENYWRSRAGAATKGVLAGRHGEPGIAPLASAAAAQAAADDAPVRLARHAVSTDLEGLVRHIWIPRWRLPPGIVVEQGVLDYPSANLVVERHAAALYGPELGRSHQRLEGEGWAFGVLLQPGVAHRLAPGPVREIVGSSVWLDALRVTDAAGFAEQVRAAVEAGDDASAVAVFESWLRAQRIELDDDAALLRRVVELAETDRSIVRADELAAASGLGLRALERLVRGRLGLTPKWLIGRYRMQEASQALVAAEPPSLAELAADLGFSDQAHFTRQFRAVIGETPRRYARAAAAAAAAAPAESPAASA; this comes from the coding sequence ATGCAGACGGGTGAGAACTACTGGCGTTCGCGCGCCGGCGCAGCCACGAAGGGCGTGCTCGCCGGTCGGCACGGCGAACCCGGCATCGCCCCGCTCGCGTCGGCGGCCGCAGCACAGGCTGCCGCCGACGACGCACCCGTGCGACTCGCCCGTCACGCCGTGAGCACCGACCTCGAGGGGCTCGTGCGCCACATCTGGATCCCCCGCTGGCGGCTGCCGCCCGGCATCGTCGTCGAGCAGGGCGTGCTCGACTACCCGTCGGCGAACCTCGTCGTCGAACGGCACGCGGCGGCGCTCTACGGACCGGAGCTCGGGCGCAGTCACCAGCGCCTCGAGGGCGAGGGGTGGGCGTTCGGCGTGCTGCTGCAGCCCGGCGTCGCGCACCGCCTCGCGCCCGGCCCCGTGCGCGAGATCGTCGGCTCGTCGGTCTGGCTCGATGCCCTGCGGGTGACGGATGCCGCCGGCTTCGCCGAGCAGGTGCGCGCTGCGGTCGAGGCCGGCGACGATGCATCCGCCGTCGCCGTGTTCGAATCGTGGCTACGGGCCCAGCGCATCGAGCTCGATGACGATGCCGCGCTCCTGCGGCGAGTCGTGGAGCTCGCCGAGACCGACCGGTCGATCGTTCGGGCCGACGAGCTCGCGGCAGCGTCGGGGCTGGGTCTTCGCGCGCTCGAGCGGCTGGTCCGCGGCCGCCTCGGCCTCACGCCGAAGTGGCTCATCGGGCGCTACCGCATGCAGGAGGCCTCGCAGGCGCTCGTGGCCGCCGAGCCGCCGTCGCTCGCCGAACTCGCCGCTGATCTCGGCTTCTCCGACCAGGCGCACTTCACCCGCCAGTTCCGCGCCGTGATCGGCGAGACGCCGCGGCGGTACGCTCGTGCGGCCGCGGCCGCGGCCGCCGCGGCCCCCGCCGAGTCGCCGGCGGCATCCGCCTGA
- the ligD gene encoding non-homologous end-joining DNA ligase: MSPKASTAEVLQIGDREVRISSPDKVVFPEPGLTKLDVVRYYLAVAEGALRGAGGRPMVLKRFVKGIDQEAFFQKRAPEKRPDWIETATLHYASGNSAEEVVIRDAAALAWVVNLGCLDLNPHPVRASDLDHPDELRVDLDPMPGVEWAQIIDVAMVAREVLADHGLVGWPKTSGSRGLHINVRIEPRWDYREVRLAAETLAREVENRAPGMASARWWKEERGESVFVDFNQNAKDRTVASAYSIRPLPDARVSTPLDWDEVRGSHPERFTVPTVLERFAERGDPAAGIDDAVGGLEGLLALAEELGPAEKPPKSSDGSGRRASTMPLIEIARAETKAEALEGLERWKARHSGVVALLHPADVLVDGMRGSSSLWYRIRVNLQHVPEPQRPEQEPLEIDYDPWADKEWNRQ; the protein is encoded by the coding sequence GTGAGCCCGAAGGCGTCGACGGCCGAGGTGCTGCAGATCGGCGACCGAGAGGTGCGCATCAGCAGCCCCGACAAGGTCGTGTTCCCCGAGCCGGGCCTCACGAAACTCGACGTCGTGCGGTACTACCTCGCCGTCGCCGAAGGCGCCCTGCGCGGCGCCGGCGGGCGGCCGATGGTGTTGAAGCGCTTCGTGAAGGGCATCGACCAGGAGGCCTTCTTCCAGAAGCGCGCCCCCGAGAAGCGGCCCGACTGGATCGAGACCGCGACGCTGCACTACGCCTCGGGCAACTCGGCCGAAGAGGTCGTGATCCGCGACGCCGCTGCGCTCGCCTGGGTCGTGAACCTCGGATGCCTCGACCTCAACCCGCACCCGGTGCGTGCCTCCGACCTCGATCACCCCGACGAGCTGCGCGTCGACCTCGACCCCATGCCGGGCGTCGAATGGGCGCAGATCATCGACGTCGCGATGGTCGCGCGCGAGGTGCTCGCCGACCACGGACTCGTCGGCTGGCCGAAGACCTCCGGCTCCCGCGGGCTGCACATCAACGTGCGCATCGAACCGAGATGGGACTACCGCGAGGTGCGGCTCGCCGCAGAGACGCTCGCTCGCGAGGTCGAGAACCGGGCGCCCGGCATGGCCTCGGCGAGGTGGTGGAAGGAGGAGCGGGGCGAGAGCGTCTTCGTCGACTTCAACCAGAACGCGAAGGACCGCACCGTTGCCTCGGCCTATTCGATCCGGCCCCTGCCCGATGCGCGCGTCTCGACGCCGCTCGACTGGGACGAGGTGCGCGGCAGCCACCCCGAGCGATTCACCGTGCCGACCGTGCTCGAGCGGTTCGCCGAGCGCGGCGACCCTGCGGCCGGCATCGACGACGCCGTCGGCGGCCTCGAGGGGCTGCTCGCCCTCGCGGAGGAGCTCGGCCCGGCCGAGAAGCCACCGAAGTCCTCCGACGGCTCGGGGCGCCGCGCATCGACCATGCCGCTCATCGAGATCGCGCGCGCCGAGACCAAGGCCGAGGCCCTCGAGGGGCTCGAACGCTGGAAGGCCCGGCACTCCGGAGTCGTGGCCCTCCTCCACCCCGCCGACGTGCTCGTCGACGGCATGCGCGGCAGCTCGTCGCTCTGGTACCGAATCCGGGTGAACCTGCAGCACGTGCCCGAGCCGCAGCGACCCGAGCAGGAGCCGCTCGAGATCGACTACGACCCCTGGGCCGACAAGGAGTGGAATCGCCAGTGA
- a CDS encoding aminoglycoside phosphotransferase family protein — translation MSDLGPVNPGFAGDAAWLRHWRLRPDGEPVTTASSRLIPVQTSDGVPAMLKLAHTDEEERGAGLLVALAGHGAARVLAHSDEALLLERATGSRDLVRMVADGGDDQATRTICAAAGRIHAASALVLERAEPPELIDLPTWFRELFAAADGLGALHRRGADIAQALLDAPRDPVVLHGDLHHGNVLDFGERGWLAIDPKGLVGEAGFDYCNLLCNPSPERALRPGRLERQFDVVVEASGIEQARLARWLVAWCALSSTWFAIDDDPRRAASAAAIGERAASLLSA, via the coding sequence GTGAGCGACCTCGGACCGGTGAACCCCGGATTCGCCGGCGATGCCGCCTGGCTGCGGCACTGGCGCCTGCGCCCCGACGGCGAACCCGTGACGACGGCGTCGAGCCGGCTCATCCCCGTGCAGACGAGCGACGGCGTGCCGGCGATGCTGAAGCTCGCGCACACCGACGAGGAGGAGCGCGGCGCCGGACTGCTCGTCGCCCTCGCCGGCCACGGCGCCGCGCGAGTGCTCGCCCACAGCGACGAGGCCCTGCTCCTCGAGCGTGCGACCGGCAGCCGCGACCTCGTGCGCATGGTCGCCGACGGCGGCGACGACCAGGCAACGCGCACGATCTGCGCGGCGGCCGGCCGCATCCACGCGGCATCCGCTCTCGTGCTCGAACGCGCCGAGCCGCCCGAGCTGATCGACCTGCCGACGTGGTTCCGCGAGCTCTTCGCGGCGGCCGACGGGCTCGGAGCACTGCACCGGCGCGGCGCCGACATCGCACAGGCGCTGCTCGACGCCCCCCGCGACCCGGTCGTGCTGCACGGCGACCTGCACCACGGCAACGTGCTCGACTTCGGTGAGCGCGGCTGGCTCGCGATCGATCCGAAGGGGCTCGTCGGCGAAGCCGGCTTCGACTACTGCAACCTGCTCTGCAACCCCTCGCCCGAGCGGGCGCTGCGCCCCGGCCGACTCGAACGGCAGTTCGACGTGGTCGTCGAGGCGAGCGGCATCGAGCAGGCGAGGCTCGCGCGGTGGCTCGTCGCCTGGTGCGCGCTCTCGTCGACCTGGTTCGCGATCGACGACGACCCGCGGCGCGCGGCGTCCGCCGCGGCGATCGGAGAACGCGCGGCCTCGCTCCTCAGCGCGTGA
- a CDS encoding SRPBCC domain-containing protein, with translation MTDFEMTLFVAADTDRVWEAITGEEGSRAVMWGSALQGELVPGARYEYVGPGQDGDETVHVYGEVLQAEPGAILQLTEHPGPTYRENHAELRSRMTWRLEPAGEALTKLTFTNDEWSEGHPAEAETSDTWPLVLSSFKSWVETGRALPFPS, from the coding sequence ATGACCGACTTCGAGATGACCCTGTTCGTCGCCGCCGACACCGACCGCGTGTGGGAGGCGATCACCGGCGAGGAGGGCAGCCGCGCCGTGATGTGGGGCTCGGCGCTGCAGGGCGAGCTCGTGCCCGGCGCCCGCTACGAGTACGTCGGGCCGGGCCAGGACGGGGACGAGACCGTGCACGTCTACGGCGAGGTGCTGCAGGCGGAGCCGGGCGCGATCCTGCAGCTCACCGAGCACCCCGGGCCCACCTATCGCGAGAACCACGCCGAGCTCCGCAGCCGCATGACCTGGCGCCTCGAACCGGCGGGGGAGGCGCTCACGAAGCTCACGTTCACGAACGACGAGTGGAGCGAGGGGCACCCGGCCGAGGCCGAGACTTCCGACACGTGGCCGCTCGTGCTGTCGAGCTTCAAGTCGTGGGTCGAGACCGGCAGGGCGTTGCCGTTCCCCTCCTGA